The following proteins come from a genomic window of Anas acuta chromosome 22, bAnaAcu1.1, whole genome shotgun sequence:
- the PGD gene encoding 6-phosphogluconate dehydrogenase, decarboxylating: MAEADIALIGLAVMGQNLILNMNDHGFVVCAFNRTVSKVDDFLANEAKGTKVIGAHSLEEMVSKLKKPRRIILLVKAGSAVDDFINKLVPLLETGDIIIDGGNSEYRDTTRRCKELMKKGILFVGSGVSGGEEGARYGPSLMPGGAKEAWPHIKTIFQSIAAKVGSGEPCCDWVGDEGAGHFVKMVHNGIEYGDMQLICEAYHLMKDVVGMEHDEMSKVFQEWNKTELDSFLIEITANILKFKDSDGKYLLPKIKDSAGQKGTGKWTAISALEYGVPVTLIGEAVFARCLSSLKEERVQASKLLKGPKVTQFSGDKKAFLEDIRKALYASKIISYAQGFMLLRQAAKEFGWTLNYGGIALMWRGGCIIRSVFLGKIKDAFDRNPELQNLLLDDFFKTAVEKCQDSWRRVISTGVQIGIPMPCFTTALSFYDGYRHEMLPANLVQAQRDYFGAHTYELLSKPGAFIHTNWTGHGGNVSSSAYNV, from the exons atggccga AGCCGACATCGCCCTGATCGGCCTGGCCGTGATGGGCCAGAACCTGATCCTCAACATGAACGACCACGGCTTCGTG GTCTGCGCTTTTAACAGGACGGTTTCCAAAGTGGATGACTTTCTGGCGAATGAGGCCAAAGGAACCAAAGTGATCGGCGCTCACAGCCTGGAGGAGATGGTCTCGAAGCTGAAGAAGCCCCGGCGCATCATCTTGCTGGTGAAGGCTGGAAGCGCAGTGGATGATTTCATCAATAAACTG GTGCCATTGCTGGAGACTGGAGACATCATAATTGATGGTGGGAATTCTGAGTACAGAGATACCACG AGACGTTGTAAGGAGCTGATGAAAAAGGGCATCTTATTTGTTGGAAGCGGTGTGAGTGGTGGAGAGGAGGGTGCCCGATATGGCCCTTCACTCATGCCAGGAGGAGCCAAAGAAGCCTG GCCCCATATCAAGACCATATTCCAAAGCATTGCTGCTAAAGTGGGATCTGGGGAACCTTGTTGTGACTgg GTAGGAGATGAGGGTGCTGGACACTTTGTGAAGATGGTGCACAATGGGATTGAGTATGGAGACATGCAGCTGATCTGTGAGGCCTACCACCTGATGAAAGATGTGGTGGGCATGGAGCATGATGAGATGTCAAAG GTATTTCAGGAATGGAATAAGACTGAGCTGGACTCTTTCCTGATTGAAATCACTGCCAATATTCTCAAATTCAAAGACAGCGATGGCAAATACCTCCTCCCAAAGATCAAGGACAGTGCAGGACAAAAAGGCACAGGGAAGTGGACAGCAATTTCTGCCCTGGAGTATGGAGTCCCTGTCACACTCATAG GTGAAGCTGTGTTTGCACGGTGCCTGTCTTCCCTCAAGGAAGAGAGAGTACAGGCCAGTAAGCTGCTGAAAGGGCCTAAAGTGACTCAGTTTAGTGGGGACAAGAAAGCCTTTCTGGAGGACATACGCAAG gcactgTATGCGTCCAAGATTATCTCGTATGCCCAAGGCTTCATGCTGCTGAGACAAGCAGCCAAAGAATTTGGTTGGACACTGAATTATGGTGGCATTGCACTGATGTGGAGGGGAGGCTGCATCATCAGAAG TGTGTTCCTGGGAAAAATCAAAGATGCTTTTGATCGAAACCCTGAGCTCCAGAATTTGCTGTTGGATGATTTCTTTAAGACAGCTGTTGAAAAATGTCAG GACTCCTGGCGACGTGTAATTAGTACCGGAGTCCAGATTGGTATTCCTATGCCCTGCTTCACTACCGCACTTTCTTTTTATGATGGATACAGACATGAAATGCTACCAGCTAACCTGGTTCAG GCTCAGCGTGATTACTTTGGTGCACATACATATGAATTATTATCGAAGCCAGGTGCATTTATCCATACTAACTGGACAGGCCATGGAGGAAATGTGTCTTCTTCTGCCTACAACGTCTAa